Genomic window (Pyrus communis chromosome 13, drPyrComm1.1, whole genome shotgun sequence):
ctctttttgtcttttatattttgttcttgcattttttttttttattattattttttttttattaattttttttttatatggtgatctgcaaggctgagtttgtgggtgaaaacccaggccgagtccgagagaagacggaggagatctttgggtgtgagttgacaaactttgattttgtcaatcacattcaaaggcagcagcagaggcaagcagatggATGaggtctttgggtgtgagttgacaaactttgattttgtcaatcacattcaaaggcagcagcagaggcaagcagatgtgagttgacaaactttgtttttgttaatcacattcacaggcagcagccatggcggaagtgcagaagcagccagagcttgaagtagtgcaaagcgtcgagcttcacgatcggctagtcgtttgacagcggtcactGAAGTTCTTCGCCGATTTTGACCATGGTGGCCAAAGTAAAGTTGAGGGACTTGCAGGCGAGGAGCTGCATGGATGGAGATAGAGGCCATGTCTTCCGCCACTTTCTCTTAACCTCTCTTACTGACTTCATGTTCTTTTGTTGCAGAAAAAGGGGAGCAGAGCTCTTGGATTTGATTGGAAATTCACAGGGTGGTTTAGGCCATGGCGGAAGTGCAGAAGCAGCCAGGGCTTGAAATAGTTAGTGGATGCTGTTGCTGCGGCTATGGAGTTTGGAGAGCTAAAGATGGAGCACAGCCGTGAGGAGGTCGATGATCGAAGGAGGAGTGACCTCTCGGACTCCCAAGCCACGTCCAGCTTCCTTTGCAGCTCCCAAAGTCGGAGCCTTTAGTCCGAGCCGTCTCTCAGTGTGTAGCTTTTGCAGAACCCTTCAACGAAACAAAGTAGCTATGGATGGCATTGTCAGATCAGCAACAAGTAATGCCTATTGCTCCATGTTCTGCAGATCTCTCCATAAAGCAGTAGGATTGCTACCCTCAAGAAAGATGTGGTTTAggaaagagatttttttttttttttttttacatgcacCGAACCACTGATCTCTCCAATTTCCCCTCTTATCATTCGTCGCCCCCATCATCGCTAGTGCTAGCCACCCGGCTTTCACCATCCGATGCTCCCCAGCGATCAGAGGAGTGGTTTGCCCTACGCAAGGATAGGCTGACCACAAGCGCCTTCAGCACCGCCTTGGGATTTTGGAAGGGGACCCGCCGCTGTTCCTCAGCGAGTTGAGTGCCACCAGTCCTCCGAACTGCTTCTCGTTGAAGAAAATCTGAGGTACAAACGAGCTACCCGTCCTTTCCACCAGCTCTTTCTCGTGATTCGGATACACGTTGATGTTGATCTCCACAAATTTCAGCCCCTTCTCTCTCAGAAACCTCCGCACCGCCGTGCAGTCCCTGCAGTTCGACCGGGAGAAGAAGCTTATTCGACCTTTCAGCGCCGCTTGTCCCTGTGGCTGCTGGTGGTCGTGTACACCAGAAAGAACCACTTAGTATCGGTCACTTCCTGATCAACGACAGCGTCGTCTGCTGACGTGTCGGCGCCGGAAATCAAGGAATTCAGGTCTCGGAGGACTTTCTTGCGGTACTCTTGTTCGGCGACGGACGGCTGGAATTGGGCGGAGACAGGGGAGTTACACAGAAGGTTGGTGAATCACAGCAGTCTGCGGCCAGTCCAGGTGCTGGAACTGGGTTTGGAGCTTTTCTGGCATGAAAATGGTAACTGGTGGTGGAGGCTACCTTGCTCCGGGTGTGCGCACCATGTGCAGCAGGTGGGGTTTGGCGGAGAGGCTCTGGATGCAACTGAGATGCGATATCTTGAAGATGTACTTGCTCTTCATCCATTAGAGTTAGAGAGACCGTATCGGTGGCGATGTCAAAGAGGTTAGATCTGCGGCGCCGGCGATTGTGGTTGTTCCGGTGCAGAGAGTACTTCTGTGCGTGGCTGGCAACCTGAGTCGGGGTGCGAGTCTTCACGAAGTTTCTTGAGATCCCTCTCCAATCTCCTTTCCCTACTTTCTGCAATCCAAGCAAGAAAAGCTTGTGCTCTTCCTCCGTCCATGGAACCCCTTATCTTCTACTTCAGTCCTGAAAGCATCGAGATTGTCCGAGGCGGACAATTCGACCAAAACCGATTTCTGCTTCTGGAATTCgctttccatgataaaattTGAGGGGCTGAGTTTATCTTTGGAACCCTTGCACATCTCCAAAGTCCTTTAAAGTTTTAAGCACTCAACAAATCTtcagagagagagtgagagagctGGGCCTCGAAATCGGATTGAGGTTATGAGGGCATGGCTTGGATCCGGCCGAGCAGTGTAGGCTTTTGAAACATGGCTGCTTGGGTTGGATTTGTAGATGGGCTTGTTGGTTTTGGAAAGGAAGCAGACCACAACTGTGTGAGCCAGAAAGTTGAAGCGAGAGGACAGAGACGAGGCTTTGAGCTTGTGGTGTATTCCATTTGGATCTGGTGGATGTTTTGTCACGTGCCTGGATTTGGGCTGCTCCTTTTTGTGGACTTCAGCTTCTGTTTCTTTGAGTTGGCATGGGTCTTAAGTGTAGGCAAACCCACTTTAacatgtataattttttttttttttgtagagaatatatatatatatatatatatatatattttctaatacatagtaacatatgtatttttttttcttttcttttgtaataaaattgactttctttaatgaaatatttatttatttattttgatgtgactgtacttgaagttttgaagtttcaagttgcctacgtactcttccaacgaagagatcaagtcataacgtagttcaaatgagtgatggtttttttgatgattttgccgtacacagtttatgctcttgcgggccaggagcgtttgttgtcgccttttatgctcgtgcggacaaggagctttggttgtcgctttttaggctcgtgcgaacgaggagcgtttggtgtcttttgcagtttcaactcgtgcagacaaggagcttttgaatttgtcaaacgatcttagagaggcattccttgcaatctttatagcaaggagtctcgactgagtgattgaagaagtctttggagaagaaatcgcgcatcgtgatggcaacggacgatctttgtgtcataacttcatcatcctcaacactttcatgtagctttgaaggttgacggtagctgctttgccccctttccgattggtaaacttgtggaggagacctatgtttcttgtgcattttctttggaatgacataagtccatccttcaacttcacttgacttgactggcatggttttggagcatgcccccagcggttgaggtgaagattttgagttcaaagagccagaagtggcGGTGatatagtttgacttcaccacatcattaagatctagctcgatgatccctttctgagccaacttcatgatgagatcttttagcacaaagcacttttccgtcggatgattaatgaagcggtggaatttacagtaccttggactgtcagtacggttcatatcttccggccgtttgcactcaggtaggtcgatcacctttttgtcaagcaagtctttcaacatggtAACCAcatcagagtcggggaatggataagtcttctcctcaagctccttcaaagtgcgtctacaTATCTCTTGATCAcaaaaagcttcggtttgaatcgccttgcctcgtgtatgggttttgactggagttgtgttgagcgtcattgcttccttggtgggtttccacgcagccttatccacctttggccccaaaactttgtcattcttgtagtcggcgatctgttctttcttcccatgacgggtgatgcttaactccatatcatgggcgcgggtggctaactccttaaatgttcgtggtttgatgccttgaaggatgtagtgtagtccccactgcatgccttgaatgcacatctcgatggcggaggtttcagaaagccgatctttgcaatccaagcttaatgaacgccatctatttatgtagtcgatgacaggttcatctctccactgtttcgtactggtcagctctagcatgcttacagtacgacgagtgctgtagaaacggttaaggaattccctttctagctggtcccaactgttgatagactcaggttcgaggtcagtgtaccagtcaaaagcgttacttttcagcgaacgcacgaactgtttgacgaggtagtctccctctgtcccagcattgttgcaagtttcaacgaaatgggcgacatgttgcttcgggttgccttttccatcgaactgcatgaattttgggggctgataaccccttggcatcttcaaagcatcaatcttcttggagtaaggctttgagtacagtacggagtcatgcgagcttccttcgtactgtgtcttgatagtgtttgcgatcatctcctgtagctgctggatagagagagatcccatggatgtcgttgcttggtctagcttcggcttctcttcaactttctccgctggtggctcctcttcttcgtcgtcttctttctttaataggccaatatttgggttgactttcacgtcgggcagcgcatctagttggttgacaagtgcggcaatctgcaagtccttctcttccacagtccgtgtgagctttgcaattgcttcattcatctgagctagctgctcctcgattgaagttgctccagtggtcatgacttgcatggttgtactgccgcttggatcagggtcggagagtagggactctgagtatttcctcgggctttcgtcttctttaccttcttgaaccgtgatgtagaaaacatcttggatctccttttcagtgccgttctcttgggtttgttggcatgaagatttgccagtgtggacgatgatgcgcctccttaccttcagtggtccttttgtgtcgacctctaggattgcttggcgctccatccttgaaggaatcaagcttcgagcgtcgtctttttctcctaacccatcgagcttttcttcctttggtgttgtcttcctctttccaaatctttctgaagctgatcgttgcggaggagagatagctgtgttgctttgtttcttaggctttaacaacctttcaaaaacagagctttgagatgtcggcgcgttaagcttcttgaagacagaggttcggtcttgaccaccaatgcgattaagcactgaagttctggagcttgaatggctcatcctatcgaagaccgacgtccgaggggagggtttaggctcttctttgtctggttcaatgctcacgctgatgtgttgagcgctagctttcttcactttgcttgaaatcttcacgggtgcatttggtgtgaagccaagtccagccttgttgttgtcaactccataatcatgctccttcaacttcttttgagtctcggtgaggtcgcgatctttgttgttgacggtgtttgaaaccttctttccaagatttgaagaggaagcaaagtcatgcctagcctttgacatgagttcgtaggcatttgggttgaaaccttcttcggtcctcttagttggaagagagcttggtttcactttgacgccatgctgtgcctccagacggttgatgagtccggcggtttgcaagtttttctcctctgcagtctttatcagccttgcaatggtttccttcatctgaaccagctgtttttcaattgaggtagtgccgatagtcatgacttgttctttgtttgaagccatggactgtacttgaatatcttgaatggagacagagatgagaggtagagatggtcccaccgggcgtgccaaatttgtaaacacgaaaaattcctgaaacaagaaacaagaatacgtgtacaaaatatattttatgtttaatgaggggttacaatctctttgtaatttgatcctctgattctatcttcgtagggtgtaggtttgtggatgagctgttgatccaaagggccgtcggggcttgatctagggatgaacagttgatgaacggatcttcgagggcttttgagcttgatcttgaagactgggtgtatggatttcttcaagggggccgtcggggcttgatcttgagggttgatggatgagcggatcttcaagggcttttgggcctaatcttgaagactgagtgtatggatttcttcaagaggccgtcggggcttgatcttgagggttgatggacgagcggatcttcaagggcttttgggcctaatcttgaagactgattggatgtgtggatttgttgaggttgttgatccaaagggccgttggggcttgatcttaggacgaacggatgatgaacactttcttcaaggggccgtcggggcttgatcttgagtcggcggaagttcttcaagggccgttggggcttgaccttgaaggagggtttgacgaagaacgaagagtgttttcttgatccttcgggattttgcttgagagctttagagtttcaaggcttcaaggttttggtgtgatgtaaattcccttctttctttctcttcttctttcttccaaaatgaatgccttggcttcctatttatagaattccaaaacttgatttttggatttaaataatcagatgaaataaatcatttctgccaggtaatgacacgtgtcctatttgatgacttttccaatttatttcgatttttcgttgagtcacacgctacatgtaaaatttatgtgacacgtgagcgttgaaattttaattattggtcaacattcatttcaccgaaatttcgatgtccacaCTTTCAAAGGCTCATATTCAACTTTCATATGCAAAGACTCTAAGCTCCAATTGTTATTTCTCAACTCTAGTTACTTCAGCTGcataacagaaagaaaaaaaaaatttatttaactaTAATTAACTAATCTGATTtaagattaataaaaaaaaagtcggAAATTTCAGCTTTAAAATTACATCTCAGGCTGGAAGTCGAATAAAAAACGTAGAATTTCAAAACTCCTCACCTTAATGTCAGAAACCCGAAAAACCGGATCTCctgaaaccaaaaagaaaaccaaattaaatctGAGGCCAAAATTCCCaaaatcacaaccaaaaaatttaaatgaaaaaccCGTTTATAAATCCAAATTTACACTCCCAAGCACATAACATTCAAAGCCCATACCAAATCGGCAGCAGGAAACGTGATCCGCTCCAAATTTTCTGcaaatcgagaccaaactgaCTATTTTTTAGCAAGCGAGCGTTGTCGTCTGCAGCCTCCGACAAAAGGATCTAAACAAATTTTACTGACTTAACCATTTTTTGGAAAAAGCCGAGACACAGAGAGAACTCGAGATGGGAGAGCAAGGCCAGGATTGAGAGAAGGTTTGTGAGACAGAGATAGAATTGGAAAGAAGAGTCCAGAAAAGAGAAAAGCTGTAGTCCACGAAGAAGGGATACCCTCTTCTGAAATCATCGACGACAAACGCGTGGCAAGGGAGGGTAGCGATGCCATTTCACTGTAGCAAATATGGCAAAAAATTGACTTAACAAACGAATTGCGGGGCATTTTGGTCCGCACACTGCTCTAGAACAGTAACCAGAagtttgggttttagtatatataaatttGTGCAGAAGTCTATTTAATTTGTGTTTGCAGTTTTAGAGTCGTCGTGATTAGGCGAAAGTAAGAGAGAACACGGAGGGATGGAGATGTTATGTTTTGGTAGGCGATCACTCTCTCGGAGTCGGAGTCGGAGTCAATACTATCATACCACTCAGCAAGCCATAGTGATATTATTATTAACCCACAACTTTTCGACAAACACCCTCACTCGTCTCGACTTTGATTACAAACACCTTCTCGAAGCCTGCATTCGATCCAAATCTCTTCCTCAAGGCAAGAAAATCCATCAGCTCCTCCTGAAAAACACTACCCACCTCAAAGATAGCTCCTTTTTGCTTGAAAAAGTAGCCCATTTGTACATAACCTGCAATCAACTCCAGCTTGCATGCCGCGTGTTCGATAAAATTCCCCAACCAAGTGTTATTCTTTGGAACCTTTTGATAAGAGGATACGCTTGGAACGGGCCCCTTGATAAAGCCATCGACTTGTACTATGGCATGCTCAAATCCGGCGTTCAACCCACCAACTATACTTACCCTTTTGTTCTCAAGGCTTGCTCTGGTTTACAAGcactcgaagttggccgaaagATCCATGAGCATGCCAGAGGACTTGGGCTTCACTCTGATGTCTACGTTTGCACTGCTTTGATCGACCTGTATGCCAAGTGTGGGGACTTGGTGGAGGCTCAGAGGGTGTTCCATGGCATGCTGTACAAAGACATTGTGGCGTGGAATGCAATGATTGCTGGGTTTTCACTACACGGTCTTTATGATGACACTGTACAGTTGCTTGTTCAAATGCAGCGAGCGGGAACAAGCCCAAACTCTTCCACCATTGTTTCGGTTCTTCCCACTGTTGCACAAGCTAATGCATTGAGGCAGGGGAAGGCAATGCATGGTTACTCCCTAAGAAGGGGCTTTAGTGGTGAGGTGGTGCTTGGTACTGGCCTTTTGGATATGTATTCTAAATGCCAGTGCATAGCTTATGCGAGGAGAATCTTTGATGCCATGAATTTCAAGAACGAGGTTTGTTGGAGTGCTATGATAGGTGCATTTGTTATCCGTGACTCTATGACAGAGGCGATAGCATTGTTTGATGAAATGGTTCTACGAGAGGAAATAAATCCAACAGCAGTAACTCTCGGGAGCATTCTACGAGCTTGCGCAAAGCTAACTGATCTGAGTAGAGGGAGAAGGGTTCATTGCTATGCAATTAAAGCTGGgtttgatttaaataaaatgGTGGGTAACACAATGCTGTCTGTGTATGCAAAGTGTGGGATTAATGATGATGCAGTCAGATTCTTTGATACAATGAACTCCAAAGATACAGTTTCTTATGGTGCGATCATCTCAGGCTGTGTGCAGAATGGTTATGCGAAGGAAGCTTTACTTTTGTTCCATAATATGCAATTGTCTGGGATCAATCCAGATGTGGCAACCATGAAGGGTGTTCTGCCTGCTTGTTCACATTTGGCCGCTCTACAGCACGGGGCCTGTGGACATGCTTATTCAATTGTTCACGGATTTTGTACAGACACCTCAATCTGTAATGCCTTAATAGACATGTACTCAAAGTGTGGGAAGATCAATGTAGGAAGGCAAGTTTTTGATAAAATGGTTACGCGTGATATTATTTCATGGAATGCAATGATAGTTGGTTATGGGACTCATGGCCTTGGGATGGAAGCAATCTCACAGTTCCATCATATGCAGTCATCTGGCATTAAGCCCGATGATGTGACTTTCATTGGCCTCTTATCTGCTTGCAGCCATTCGGGGCTTGTAACTGAAGGCAAACACTGGTTTAGTAAAATGAGTCAGGAGTTCAACATAAACCCGAGGATGGAACATTACATATGCATGGTGGATATTCTCGCCCGGGCAGGACTTTTAGATGAGGCACACGGTTTCATTCAAAGAATGCCGTTTCAGGCTGATGTTCGTGTGTGGAGTGCACTGCTTGCTGCATGCAGAGTCCACAATAATATGGAACTCGGGGAAGAAGTTTCCGAGAAAATTCAAGGGAAAGGACTTGAAGGTACTGGGAATTTGGTCCTTTTATCTAACTTATACAGTGCTGTTGGGAGGTGGGATGATGCAGCCGATGTCAGAATCAAGCAGAAGGACCAAGGCCTTAAGAAGAGTCCAGGATGCAGTTGGGTTGAGATCGATGGTGTTATCCATGGATTTGTCGGTGGAGATCAGTCCCATCCTCAGTCAGCTCAGATACATGAAAAACTAGAAGAACTACTAGTAGATATGAAACAGCTGGGATATCGTGTGGAAAATAGATTTGTTCTCCAAGATGTTgaggaagaggagaaagaaagaatcCTCCTTTACCACAGTGAGAAACTAGCCATTGCCTATGCAATTCTTTGTCTGAGCCCAGGCAAATCCATCTTAGTTACCAAGAATTTGCGGGTTTGTGGTGATTGCCATGCTGCCATAAAGTTCATCACTCTTGTTACAAAGAGAGAAATAACTGTAAGAGATGTGAGTCGGTTTCATCATTTCAAGGATGGAATGTGCAGTTGTGCAGACTTCTGGTGAAGCAGATGGATTCAGGGGTGCATTGTTCAACCTTCCCCTTGTCTCTTTGGCTATATAATTGCTGCATTTTTAGCAGGTTAGTTTCATTTACGATTAACCGACCACTTCCATTACATTGACAAGTTCACAAGTTGTAGTTGCTGCAGATGTAGGCCATACTATAGTTTTTTTACATTGTATAATTAGGTTTTGCCTTCCTGGgggattaaacaaaaaaaaagaaagttaaaGATTCCTCAAATCTTTTGTAATGTGAGTTTGGTTTATAGAACGGATGCTTTTTCTTAAAATAATCTGAGGAAGTCCTTTGTGAAGATGCAAAGGCCCTCCGAATCTACCGGATGGAGTCTCTTTATCTTCTCTGACCTGTACTTCAAATGAGGGAGGTTTACATTTGCTGGGACATTTCACATTTGCAGAAAAATCCATCATCTTAACATATAATCATATTAATAATTAAGGTTCACCTTTGataatgtagagagagagacgCGCACCAGATAGCAAAGCTTCAAAGCTTCACGTCAGAATATGGTTCTTATGGGCGGTTTAAGAAAACATGTACCAATTACAAAAACTGCTTTTTTATTGGGTACACTTTCTCTTTCTGGTATTCCATCCCTTGCTTGTTTTTGGTCCAAAGATGAAATTCTTATAAAAAGGAATATCAAAAATTCGAGTGGCTGAAGCTGAAGCAGCTACTTTCAAAGTAACAGAAAGAAAAGTCATCATATAATAATCCAGAAATTGcaatagaaaaggaaaaagggagGTTTGTGATGATTTAACAGTTTGGTGAGAATATCATGACAACTCCTAGAGTTGTTGAAGATCCGATTGTTCCT
Coding sequences:
- the LOC137713851 gene encoding pentatricopeptide repeat-containing protein At3g16610; the protein is MEMLCFGRRSLSRSRSRSQYYHTTQQAIVILLLTHNFSTNTLTRLDFDYKHLLEACIRSKSLPQGKKIHQLLLKNTTHLKDSSFLLEKVAHLYITCNQLQLACRVFDKIPQPSVILWNLLIRGYAWNGPLDKAIDLYYGMLKSGVQPTNYTYPFVLKACSGLQALEVGRKIHEHARGLGLHSDVYVCTALIDLYAKCGDLVEAQRVFHGMLYKDIVAWNAMIAGFSLHGLYDDTVQLLVQMQRAGTSPNSSTIVSVLPTVAQANALRQGKAMHGYSLRRGFSGEVVLGTGLLDMYSKCQCIAYARRIFDAMNFKNEVCWSAMIGAFVIRDSMTEAIALFDEMVLREEINPTAVTLGSILRACAKLTDLSRGRRVHCYAIKAGFDLNKMVGNTMLSVYAKCGINDDAVRFFDTMNSKDTVSYGAIISGCVQNGYAKEALLLFHNMQLSGINPDVATMKGVLPACSHLAALQHGACGHAYSIVHGFCTDTSICNALIDMYSKCGKINVGRQVFDKMVTRDIISWNAMIVGYGTHGLGMEAISQFHHMQSSGIKPDDVTFIGLLSACSHSGLVTEGKHWFSKMSQEFNINPRMEHYICMVDILARAGLLDEAHGFIQRMPFQADVRVWSALLAACRVHNNMELGEEVSEKIQGKGLEGTGNLVLLSNLYSAVGRWDDAADVRIKQKDQGLKKSPGCSWVEIDGVIHGFVGGDQSHPQSAQIHEKLEELLVDMKQLGYRVENRFVLQDVEEEEKERILLYHSEKLAIAYAILCLSPGKSILVTKNLRVCGDCHAAIKFITLVTKREITVRDVSRFHHFKDGMCSCADFW